A segment of the Ammospiza caudacuta isolate bAmmCau1 chromosome 2, bAmmCau1.pri, whole genome shotgun sequence genome:
CCGCTCCATCTCCCCGAACAGCCTGCTGGAGACCACCATCAGCGAGGAAGTGAGGCAAGAGAAGGAGCTGGAAGATGAAATTAAGGCATATGACCACCCCATCTGCATCCCTAGCAACACCAGCAGGAGGCACACCCTGGCAGAAGTGACCACCCATTTCTATCAGCATGTCCCTCCATGTAAGTAAGTCTGGGAGAGATGAAGGGTGTCTGTAGGTaggggaaaagagcagagaaggAGTGCCATAGAGCCCAGATGCTGAGGGAGAGTGTGCTGATTTCACCTTGACTAGGGTAGGAAAGCCTAGAAAAGAGGTTTGTTTTCTGCCCTCCAGTTCTGCCTTCCTACAGATAAGCAGGGCCCTTAGGGAAGAGAAGTTGTGCTGTTGTATTTCACCTAGATCTCTTCAGAGGGGAGCATGCTCACAAGCAGGTCACAAACCTGGTCTGCTTGCTTCTGCTGTTGTACTGGGGGAGGAAAAAGTGCCTGAATTTAACAAAAAACACCTCACTGATTGAGTTTGGTACATACCCAGACCCTGTGAACCAACTAAATAAGCACAACTGTTCACAAAACAGTAATCCTGGTTGTGCTAAAAAACACTGTGTGCCTGATCCAGCACTGCCTGGtgatgctggtgctgctggccagcTGGACAGGAGCCCAAACTGAGGTTATTTGTTGATTTGTTGACCCCTTGCTGGAGTCAAGCCCTGGGACAACAGGAGTTGCTGGACACCTCTCCAGCTCAAGGCTGTTTATTAGTGCCAGTGTAGGTGGGCAGAAGGCTCTGATGTCATGTTTGTTCCTTCCTGTACTCATCTTGGGAAtgttctttctctccttccttcccttccatAGGTATAGTCAtttcctcctctgccagccccacagagggAACTAGCTCAGACAGCTGCCTTACTTCATCTTCAAATGACAGCTCAGTGGCCCTGAGCAGCTGTTTGGCAGGTCAAGTAATGACAGGGAGCCCGGCCACAGCGAGGATGACGTCGCCTTTCCTCGCTTCCCAGTCTGACGCTCCCGTGTTACAAGTCCAGGGCTGCATGGGAGGTGCTTCTCTCCTGCCTGTCAGCTTCCAAGAAGGAAGGCGAGCATCTGATACCTCATTAACTCAAGGTAATGCCTTCCTGGCCTTGTTGCTGGGGAGTTGCACCCTCCCAAAGCCACTAGGAAAGGGTAGGGTGCAGGGAGACTTGCTGCTCAATAGTGTCACACTGAGGCTGGACACCTGGATATTCTGCCTCCTATGTTCATGGGCCCTGAGGGAGGGTGGGATGCCCTGGGGAAAGGTTCTCAGACACTGATTCAGCCTGCCCATGGAGATATTTCTGCTGCCGTGAGTGGGATGGCAGGCTCCACCTTCCTCCTAAAATACGGAGTGTACAACGTCATGATTTCTCTCAGGCTTTTCCTTTGCCATGCACGTCCATCTGCACAAGGGTGCAGCTGTCCCAGTCCCTGTTTCACTACCTAAATCCTGCTCTGACCACCAGGCAGAGGGTGAACTggagtctcttccaacccaggaAGGCAGTGCCCAGAAAGGCTGATCTGTACTGTAGGCAAGCAGGAGGAGGATTAAAGTGCATTTCTTTTCCTCGTGTCCCACAGGCTTGAAGGCTTTTAGGCAGCAGCTGCGGAAGAACGCTCGAGCCAAGGGGTTCCTCGGCTTGAATAAAATCAAAGGCTTTGCTCGGCAGGTGTGTcagtcctcctcctcctctcggGCAGCAAGGAGTGCCATGAGCCCTTTCCAGCACACGCAGCCCAACACCTGCTTGTACAGCAGCAGcgggagcagcagagaggggagaaGCCTCCTggaggaggtgctgcagcagcagaggtgaggGAGGAGCTTTGGTGCCTTTTCATTGCATTTGCTTTGGGTTAAGGGCAAGCAAGGAGGGGTAAACACAGCAAAAGAGGTTGGGAGTTTGGTCACTGGGGGTTCCTGccatccatctttgctgtgtGGCAGTGGGTAAACTGCTCGGCTTCCTTTGTGGCTTCCTGCCCTGGCACATGTAACATAGGACGTGCAATTCCACTCAAAAATCTCAATGTTCAAATATTTGGAGGTTGCTGAATTGAGAAGCAGTTTGGTAGTGTGGGGGAAAACATTGCTTCTCCCCTACTGCaagctgtgtttttctttgttaGTTTTGGGAATgatttctttcctcctctgcctcctcctgtaATTTTCCCATGGCAAGGAAGTGAGACCTTGTAATTTGGAAAAGTTACAGCCCACAAAGGAGGCACAGTTCCAGTGGCCTCAAATGTCATGTGTGGTGGCACCTCTTCATTCCCATAGAAGTGAGATGGAAAATTGAGCTTCCGGTTTATCTGCACACATTGTCTCTAGCACATCTATTATTAGGTGGCCAAATCGTGACCAGATAAACTTGGTTGTGACAGTTGCCCTCTGGCAGAAGGGGTAGGGAATTCTGACAGAATGAGGCACAGGCAGCTTGCTTTGATTGTGCTGGCTGGGCTAAGGAGGGGTTTGATAGAAGGAAACAAAGGGGAAAGTTATGGTCAAGGTTAGGGGCAAGAAAGGAGGGAATAGAACATGGAATAGGAATAGAACTAACCTCTTTCCTCTTGGATTTTGTTCAGAATGCTCCAGTTCCAGCATCACCAACTACTCCACACAGCTTGTCCCCAGACCTCCCAGACACCCGCAGCAAGCAGCATCCCCTCCTCTGACGGAACCTGCAAAGCCTCCAACTCCATTCTGCTGTCAGAGCTGCAAAGAGAGAACTCCTTTGAGCTGGcctttgctggcagcagccaacTGCTCCAACCTCATTTCCTGGGGCTGAGCGTGTCCCCAGTGTCATCAGCCGCTCACCTGCTGGACACTCACCTgtacatcagcagcagcagcgcggcCCCGCTGGCTGCCcccttctcccagcagcagagcttctCCACGCCATCCCCGAGCTATGACACTGTCACCCTGCAGCACGGGGACTGTGAGATGGAGGATCTGACTTCCAGCCAGCTGGGCAAGTGTGTGCTGGTCAAGTGAGAGCTTCAGGCTGCTCTCTTTGCAGGGGAGCTTTCACCGCTGCTCCGTGGCTGGCTGGCGGCGTGGGGACGAGTGACTCTCAGAAGCAATAAATTTTGAAGTATGTGAAGAGGCTGTCTGGCTCAGAAAGCTGGCAACTTTATAGGACTGAAACAAGCAATATGTATGTCTTTTTGCTTCTACTATTCTTGCACTGAACAAATACGAatagaaactgatttttttttttttaaaaaggaaaaaaaaataatgatggGGCAGATGGGTGGGGCATTtgtgggggcagggagggatgtggTTGGGGAAGAACTCTTCGGTACTGTACTCAAGTCAGACCAATACAGCTCTGCTGTTATGCAAGATTAGCAGCTGTCAATagtggtgacacagcagggagaggcttTTCAAAGAAGGGACCAGAGCCTCCCTTTTTCACAATATTCATTTATGGGTTTGTGAAGATGATtacctctttaaaaaaaaaaaaaaataaacagaaaaccAGTGGCATGCAGCATTATGCATTCATAGGAGACAAAAATGGAAGCATTGCcatttgttgtttttccttttccctcctcttaaCACTCATTTTATTTAAAGGAACGAACATCCCCATTCCACACCTCCCAGATACACATACTTTAAATGAAAACTGCGAACTTCTTGCTTGATACATCAGCTGGAAAAGCTCAGCATGCTCTTCTAATTAGTACAGAAGCAGTAACTATTGGAAATGTATCCCTTGGTAATCAGGATCCAAATTGCATAATGCCTGGTCTTTTGCAGGGATGTTTGTTTGGGAGTGGTGTGTGTGTACATACACTCAGGTGCACACATGCCCATATTTTGTTGGTCTGGGTAATCTTTAAGAATCTTTTTATAAACTCTAACTTTATTCATATTCTTGCTGAGGCACTgaggagggaagcagcagcacctgtgggGTAATGGGaagggttttctttttaaaaagccctCCTGGAGGTTGCCTACAAAGTTGCCTGAGGGGTATTTCTTAGTGCTGCACATCGTTATTTCCGCTGCTAATTATGTTTTTATGCATTTCATTATCAGGGTCCAAACAGAACTGACTCTTGGGGAAATGTGCAATATTGAGGTTATAATTATATACTGACAAAGACAAAAGGAATAGGCTAGAACAGAATTCTACTCTAATGGAGTACAGCTTTTTCTGAACAAAACTGTATTAAAAGTGAGTAAAACAGCACAATctttgggtgtttgtttttggttggtttgttttttggcaTATTAGCAAAACAAGGTTTTGCATTAGGTAGGTGTTTTTTCGTATGGTTTTTAATGctgtatatgtatataaataggAAGCAGAAAACTATATAACACtagttattttttatattttgtaataTGCTTCTGTTGTGTTTCTGGTATAAACCCCGAGTCCCCTCCTGAGGCAGACCATGACTTCTGTTGGTGTCAATAGAGGTTGTGCTGAGGTTTAAAGGGAGGACAGGCTGTGATCCTACAGACATGACTTGGGGAGTGCAGGCAAACTTTGGAAGCAGGTGAGCAGACAGTGAGACAGcttggctgggagctgccatcCGAGTGTCAGAGTGTAGCTGCATTCTGTCTAAATGCTTAAAGGACCCATCTCCCTAGTATGACACAGGGTGCCTTCAAGTTACCTTGGCTTCATGCAACCTGCAGTATTACACATTTGAAAATAATATAGAGacctgttttggggttttttttgggttttcttttttgtttggtttgtttagctggtttttttttttttttttttttttttttaaggaaaaaataaaaaagccaaagaTTGACCAGGTTAATTGGTGGGAGTAGGAAGAGTTGAAGATGTCATGTGGTTCTGTCTGTGGGTCTCCACAAAAAACCTCTTTATCTGTGTGTTATATCTGTGTGTCTGTATTGGTGCATCTCCAGCTTGCCACTGCTGCTCCATGGTCTGGAAGCTTCAAAGTGACAGAAAATTGCTCGAGTTGAACTCCTGTTAATGAGTGGTGCCttgcagcagagaaaacacCAAAGTCTCATGCTCATTTGTAGTGTgggtttaaaagaaaacaaacaaacaaccccccaaaaaacccaacccaaaaaaGAGATTGCATGGAGATAGCTGGAGAGGAGGGCAAGAAGAAGCCAGCTTGTTACAAAGCAGCAACTTGGCCTTCAGTTTTGGAAGGGGTAGCACATGTACTTAAACCACAGAACTTCCTCCTcaatttgtgttttgtttaatGCCATGGATCTAAAGGCCacagattctttgtttcctgtcCTGAGCAATGACAAGCACTTTACTTtcatagtattttttttttcttttccaattgCTGTAGAACCTCTTTGGAATTATTGCTGGAGCAGAAGAGGTCATTTTAAaagtctggggtttttttttgtagatATCTTGACAGTGCTGTTCTGCAGACTGCAATGCAATAGGGTATTTAAAGACACTACGTGATTGGTTTAATTGAGATGTatagtttattttttatcatGACTGAACAatcattttatttcttatgtTAAAATGAGAGGTGTACACCAAAATGATTAGTTGatgtgttttatttaatatttaaataaaaaatgttttaaaattgttGTGATTCTGTGCAGTATCTTTACCCAGTGCACTTTTGATTTGCATAGTCAAGACTCATTTTCAAGCCAAACTCCATAGGACATTGCTGACACTTTCTATTACATCCTAAATGAAGAGGGATGGTGGGCCCACAAATCTGATAATGGGATATTGAGCGTTTTGCTGGTAGGCAATCTGTCTGAATTCACCAAGTCTGGGGTAATCGGGTTATAAAATGCAGCAGGACCAGAGGTCTGGGCAGTGGTGGTGTCACCAGATgggccctccctccctccctcagtgtcaccttcagctgggacagccccagccagaTTAGGGCAGTTCCTGAGAGACAgcaaagggagggagggagtcACAGGGGAGAGTGGATTGTGTCTTGTAAAATGTAACTTGAGagttaaaaaaatactgaaagggCTTTGTATTCAGCTCGTGCAGTCACAATGAGAGCAAGGAATGATTTTGGCTGCAAAGGGACCCCTAAATATTGAAAAGCTTTAGTTTGACCTGACAAACACTCAGGGAAAatacccaaaaaaccccccaagcaatattgttttttaaaaagaaattaggaatcaatttttttctatcctgaagtttttattttaaactccACCTATCACATTTTGAAGGAAAGGGAGAGTGATGGAAAGGTAAATCCAAGAAGTTAAACAGAAGCTTGTGGGGAAACAGAGATAATATTTACTTATTTTGCTTTCTAAAGTAGTTGTTTGCTGAGCTGGAATCTGTAGAGCTCTTTGTGCATTTGCTGTGACTCCTGAACTGATAGAAAAGTGTCACACACAGGTTTTTCCAGGGTTGTGTTTTCAACATGACCATCCAAAGTTAGGAATTTTGCAActcttaaaaaataatgtatGCATTCTAAATAATCTTTACTTAGGTTTTAGTATGACCTGACTTAAGGATAATCCTAACTGTTGTTTTCAGCTGGGTTCTCAGGGCATTATTTTAAACTCCAGTAGTTCTGAGAAATTTGAGAAAGTCACTTCTTAATGGATACAAATCAGTGCAACTCCACCAACTTTCATTGACATCACTGACCCTTGGGTATAGAGGGATCCCGCCAGCATCATGATTTCTGTGAAATGGTAGGAAAAACAAGTACAAAGAAACCCTGGGAGTCTGGATTCAGTTTCCATGTGTACACTGTTTTCACTCTTGGTGCTTTAGTCActgtcttccttcctttcctctgaaATCTGTCTCTGCTCCTGTTCACAGCATTTGTTTTTGTCTTTAACATCTCTCAAGATGCTGTTTTTCTAGCTTTCATTTCTCACATTACAACTTGGTACCTTCCCTTTCTCTGCCAGTCCAGGACTGGTGTTTTTCCCCCGCCGCTCAGATGGAACAGATGCTGGCAAGTTTAGCACAACCCCAGAAGTGAATGATCAAAccttggttgtttttttcttcagaaaggaAATGCCTAGAGCTGGCAGGAGATGCCAGACTGGTAGCAATGAAAAACACAGGCTGTTTTTGCACTGAGCAGGCTGAGAACAGCCAGCCAGCCAAGCACTCTGGTGCCAAGGTCCAGCCACGGCAGCGAGGGATTCTCATCTGCCCCTGTCCTCCTGCAGGTGACCCATAACTCATCCCCACCACCTTCTCCTTcactgtgcccagcacagcagccacacCTCAGCAAGGAAAGGAATCCCTCCTGGCAAAAGCCATGGTTGTGTAATGCTGGCCTGTGTCAGCTGGAAGGGGGAAGCAGCAGAAGGGAGAGCAGTTGAGAGAACGAAAtgatggagcaggagatggaAAGTGATGGGTGCTTCCTTTTTACTCATTCTGCAAAGTGAGAATAAGGCACACGTCACGCAATGAAGgagaattaatttaaaactgaTAAAAGGAAATATGTGCCTCGGGAGGGCATTGCTTCAAATGCGCTTGCTGGCTTATTTCATGACTGCTAACTACTTTTAGTGGTGACAGTTAAATCAATGATAAAGGTAATCCACTGTCATGGTTTATGGATttagcagagcagctgtgggagatCAGGAAGGAGCTGGTCTTTGCTACAGACTGCCAGGGGCATGATAGATTTTTAGAACAGAAATGCCTTTCTCCCAAGCTATCAGATATCAGCACCTGCCAGAGACAAAACTTTCATGTGAGGGGAACAAACTTGGCCAACACCTGCAATAAATACCAATTTCTTAATAAACATCTTATGCCCTGTGTAATATGTCTTATGCAGTGATAGTGGCTCTGAGCAAAGGTCCAGCTGactgggcagcccattccagcaGCAGACTGTGAGGTAAAGGGTGTAAGGACAGGGCAAACAGAGCACAATTCCTCTGTGATATTACCAGCGCAGTAGAGAGCAGACTGTGGTTAAGGGAATTTTTGACTGGCATTTGGGTCATTGTGTTTAACAGCTGCAGATGGGTCAAGCCTCCAAGAATTTGGCTAACTCCTTTTGGAATTCTTTTATAATTCTGGTCTTCACAGCATCCTGTGACAAGTGCCATAATTCAATTTTGCATTGTGTGAAAGAAGTACTTCCTATTCTTCGTATTAGACCTCCATCGCAATAGATTGGGTTGTGCTGCCTTTCCCTTGTGACAACAGGCACAAATAATGGTCTCCTGATCACATTTCCATGTTGAGTTGCCAGGATCTCTCTCACATCCCTTCTCAGCTGAGGTGGCCAAGAAGAAGGATGCTGCTGTAGTTGTCATCTCTTCTGTGTCTTCATGGATTGTTCTGTATCCTCCTTGGTGGACACTCTGTGTTTAAGGCAGCGTTTCTTGAAGGAAACATTCTCATTCCCTTTTAATTCTGTAGTCATTCCTAAGGTTCTTCCCCTGTTGAGGAGTAAGCTGGAAATTTCAGCAAACTCTCTGACTGAGGTTTCCTTCCTGCCTGATGTTAATTTGGTGCCCCTGATGGTCTTAGTAGGCTTGGTTTGGTATTTCTCCCAGTCCTCactttttatttgctgctgGTGAATTTCATAGGTGATTTCATCAACCTGCCATTCAGTTTTCTGAGATTATTCTCCACCTTGTTGCAGCTGGATTTTTTACAAAAATGTCCAATTGCCCAGGTCTTGACACGAATGGATTTGCAATGCCTGAGCTCTCACTCAACAAACTTTGTTCTTTCCCATTCTATCACACTTTCAGCTATCCTCCTTTTTGTTATGCTTTCTGTCAATCCGCCTTGCCGGGCTTCCCAGCCCACAGGTTTCTGGATGACCTCTAAAGGCCCTTTTTAAGAATGAATGTAACATTTGCCACCTTCCATTCCTGTGGTGCCTCGCCATTTCAACAGCTGCTGTGGTATTGTACTGAATAGGTCAGCAATTTCAAGTTTGAATTCCCTCAGAGCTCTTGAGTGAAACCGTCTGGTCCCAGCAATCTTTTAATATCACTTTTATAGTTTTATCCAAAAATCTCTCCTACTGGCACTTGGAGTTTTGAAGAGTTTCAGAGGCTTGtcccctgtgcagctgcaatggggcacagctggagtgAAGTCAAGCAGAACTGCCAGGACTGGATGGATGGGTCTGCACAGCCAGAGGCTGAGCCACACAGACCACATGTCCCTTTTGCACCTCTGACAGGTGACAAAGCTGTGACAGCAGGGTGGGCACTGGAGAGTGCCCAGGTCAGCCCAGCAGCCCCCTTCTTATGTCATCCAGGGATGACCAAGCCTTTCTTCCTACACTGTATTTACATTTCTGGGGCTGAATTTACAGATGGCTTCCTCAGCTGATGTAAACTGGCATTGCTAAATCAAAGCTAATGCAGCGACGCTGCTTTATGATATAAACATTATTAGCAGCACATTAAGGTTCCAACGTCCAGAGCCAGACAATCTCATCCTTTGTTTCTTCAGCCACTGAGGCAGT
Coding sequences within it:
- the SIK1 gene encoding serine/threonine-protein kinase SIK1 isoform X2; this encodes MKLLNHPHIIKLYQVMETKDMLYIVTEFAKNGEMFDHLTSNGHLSESEARKKFWQILSAVEYCHSHHIVHRDLKTENLLLDANMNIKLADFGFGNFYKSGEPLSTWCGSPPYAAPEVFEGKEYEGPHLDIWSLGVVLYVLVCGSLPFDGPNLPTLRQRVLEGRFRIPYFMSEDCETLIRRMLVVDPTKRITISQIKQHKWMQADSSLQQQQSLSFSMQNYNSNLGDYNEQVLGIMQTLGIDRQRTVESLQNSSYNHFAAIYYLLLERLKEYRSSQVSTRPAAGRQPRPRSSEITNAEMPQDTLTSETLRSSLLYQQPQSLIQPSLQAEMDCDISNPLQPVFFPVDTNFNGLFRNRSISPNSLLETTISEEVRQEKELEDEIKAYDHPICIPSNTSRRHTLAEVTTHFYQHVPPCIVISSSASPTEGTSSDSCLTSSSNDSSVALSSCLAGQVMTGSPATARMTSPFLASQSDAPVLQVQGCMGGASLLPVSFQEGRRASDTSLTQGLKAFRQQLRKNARAKGFLGLNKIKGFARQVCQSSSSSRAARSAMSPFQHTQPNTCLYSSSGSSREGRSLLEEVLQQQRMLQFQHHQLLHTACPQTSQTPAASSIPSSDGTCKASNSILLSELQRENSFELAFAGSSQLLQPHFLGLSVSPVSSAAHLLDTHLYISSSSAAPLAAPFSQQQSFSTPSPSYDTVTLQHGDCEMEDLTSSQLGKCVLVK